A window of Juglans regia cultivar Chandler chromosome 7, Walnut 2.0, whole genome shotgun sequence contains these coding sequences:
- the LOC108979232 gene encoding calmodulin-binding transcription activator 5-like isoform X3: MMEGQLVGTEIHGFHTLQDLDVQNIMEEAKARWLRPNEIHAILCNYKYFTINVKPLNLPQSGTIQLFDRKMLRNFRKDGHNWKKKKDGKTVKEAHEHLKVGNEERIHVYYAHGQDNPTFVRRCYWLLDKSLEHIVLVHYRETQELQGSPATPVNSNSSSGSDPSAPGLSSEEHDSGSNHTYSAGKKELLGPGDNLTVHNHELRIHEINTLEWDELLLTNDSNTSTAPKGDKVSSFDRSNQIGVNGSLHDGVNSFSAEVSSLGNLTETVARSNNIHSNFPDSVHIQALDGQVNTNKPRRDSITLGTNNSLDILVNDGLQSHDSFGRWMNQIMADSPGSLESVVLDSSISSCQESFVSSVMDHHESSVPEQIFTITDASPSWAFSSEKTKILVTGFIHEEYLHLLKSSLICVCGDACYPVEMVQAGVYRCFVLPHSPGLVNLFMSFDGHKPISQVLNFEYRAPVNYPIVSSEENYKWEELQVQLRLAYLLFSTSKSLSILSNKVSPNALKEAKKFASKTSNISLGWTHFIKSIEDNKPPFPQAKDVLFELTLRNRLREWLLERVAEGSKTTEYDVQGQAVIHLCAILEYTWAIYLFSWSGLSLDFRDKHGWTALHWAAYYGREKMVAVLLAAGAKPNLVTDPTPENPGGRTAADLASLNGYDGLAAYLSEKALVEQFNDMSIAGNVSGSLDTTSTDTVNMENLTEDQLYLKDSLAAYRTAAEAAARIQSAFREHSLKLWTQEVELSVPEAEARGIVAAMKIQHAFRKYESRKKIAAAARIQHRFRTWKIRKEFLNLRRNTIKIQAVFRGYQVRRQYHKILWSVGVLEKAILRWRLKRKGFRGLHVDPIEADSCQKQESVTEEDFYRTSRKQAEDRVDRSVVRVQAMFRSKKAQEEYRRMKLTHNQARLEYEGLLDPDTYMK; this comes from the exons GTGGCACTATTCAATTGTTTGACCGTAAGATGCTTAGGAACTTCCGGAAGGATGGTCATaattggaagaagaaaaaggatggGAAGACTGTCAAAGAAGCTCATGAACACTTAAAA GTTGGTAATGAAGAAAGGATCCATGTATACTATGCACATGGTCAAGATAACCCAACCTTTGTTCGCAGGTGTTACTGGCTTCTTGACAA gAGCCTAGAGCACATAGTCCTTGTTCATTATCGTGAAACACAGGAG TTGCAGGGATCTCCAGCAACACCTGTCAATTCAAATTCTAGTAGTGGCTCTGACCCATCTGCTCCTGGGCTTTCATCAGAAGAACACGACTCTGGTTCTAATCATACATATAGTGCTGGCAAGAAAGAACTCTTAG GGCCTGGTGACAATTTAACTGTACATAATCATGAACTGAGGATTCACGAGATTAATACTCTCGAATGGGATGAGCTTCTGCTGACAAATGATTCTAACACCTCAACTGCACCTAAAGGAG ATAAAGTTTCAAGCTTTGATCGGTCAAATCAAATTGGAGTAAATGGCTCTTTACATgat GGAGTGAACAGTTTTTCAGCTGAAGTTTCTTCTCTCGGTAATTTGACAGAGACGGTTGCTAGGAGCAATAACATTCATTCAAATTTCCCAGACAGCGTTCATATCCAGGCACTGGATGGTCAAGTGAACACAAACAAGCCCAGAAGGGATTCAATCACCCTGGGCACCAATAATTCCCTAGACATTTTGGTCAATGATGGGCTGCAAAGCCATGATAGTTTTGGAAGGTGGATGAACCAAATCATGGCTGACTCACCAGGTTCATTGGAGAGTGTAGTGCTTGACTCGTCAATTTCCTCATGTCAAGAGTCATTTGTCTCTTCTGTGATGGATCATCATGAATCTTCCGTTCCAGAGCAAATATTTACCATAACGGATGCCTCACCATCATGGGCGTTTTCCTCAGAGAAAACAAAG ATCCTAGTCACTGGATTCATTCATGAAGAGTACCTACATCTTCTGAAGTCTAGTCTCATTTGTGTTTGTGGCGATGCCTGTTATCCTGTAGAAATGGTTCAGGCTGGGGTTTATCGCTGCTTTGTGCTACCGCATTCTCCTGGACTAGTAAACCTTTTCATGAGTTTTGATGGTCACAAACCCATCAGCCAAGTCTTGAATTTTGAGTATCGTGCTCCTGTGAATTACCCAATAGTTTCCTCAGAAGAGAATTACAAGTGGGAAGAGCTCCAAGTTCAGCTTCGACTTGCATATCTGCTCTTCTCTACATCTAAGAGCCTTAGTATCCTGTCCAATAAAGTATCACCAAATGCCCTGAAGGAGGCTAAAAAGTTTGCCTCCAAAACCTCCAATATATCTCTTGGTTGGACCCATTTTATCAAGTCAATTGAAGACAACAAACCTCCATTTCCACAAGCCAAAGACGTGCTGTTCGAACTCACTTTAAGAAACAGACTGAGGGAGTGGCTGCTAGAAAGAGTTGCTGAAGGCTCCAAAACCACTGAATATGATGTCCAAGGTCAAGCTGTAATACATTTATGTGCTATCCTTGAATATACATgggctatttatttattttcatggtCAGGCTTATCATTGGATTTTCGTGATAAACATGGATGGACAGCTCTTCATTGGGCAGCATATTATGGAAG GGAGAAAATGGTTGCCGTCCTTTTAGCTGCTGGTGCAAAGCCAAACTTGGTCACAGACCCTACCCCAGAAAACCCTGGTGGACGCACTGCTGCCGATCTTGCATCTTTGAATGGGTACGATGGCTTAGCAGCTTATCTTTCAGAAAAGGCCTTGGTTGAACAGTTCAATGATATGAGCATAGCTGGAAATGTCAGTGGTTCCCTTGATACTACCTCAACTGATACAGTAAACATGGAAAACCTGACTGAGGATCAGCTGTACCTAAAAGATTCATTGGCTGCTTATCGGACAGCTGCTGAAGCTGCTGCGCGAATACAGTCTGCATTCAGGGAGCACTCTCTAAAACTATGGACCCAAGAAGTTGAGCTTTCCGTTCCAGAGGCTGAAGCACGCGGTATAGTTGCAGCAATGAAGATTCAACATGCCTTTCGCAAGTACGAGTCACGAAAAAAGATAGCAGCTGCTGCCCGTATCCAACATAGGTTCCGAACATGGAAAATTCGCAAAGAATTCCTTAACCTGCGTCGTAATACTATCAAAATTCAA GCTGTTTTCCGTGGCTATCAAGTGCGGAGGCAATACCATAAAATTCTTTGGTCAGTTGGGGTGCTTGAGAAAGCAATTCTACGATGGCGTTTGAAGAGAAAAGGTTTTCGTGGTCTTCATGTTGATCCAATTGAAGCCGATTCATGTCAGAAGCAGGAAAGTGTTACAGAGGAGGACTTCTATCGAACTAGCCGGAAGCAAGCTGAAGATCGTGTTGATAGATCTGTTGTAAGGGTTCAGGCTATGTTTCGTTCAAAGAAAGCACAAGAAGAATATCGGAGGATGAAGTTAACCCATAACCAAGCAAGG TTGGAATATGAAGGGCTTCTTGACCCTGATACGTACATGAAGTAG
- the LOC108979232 gene encoding calmodulin-binding transcription activator 5-like isoform X1, with the protein MMEGQLVGTEIHGFHTLQDLDVQNIMEEAKARWLRPNEIHAILCNYKYFTINVKPLNLPQSGTIQLFDRKMLRNFRKDGHNWKKKKDGKTVKEAHEHLKVGNEERIHVYYAHGQDNPTFVRRCYWLLDKSLEHIVLVHYRETQELQGSPATPVNSNSSSGSDPSAPGLSSEEHDSGSNHTYSAGKKELLAAGPGDNLTVHNHELRIHEINTLEWDELLLTNDSNTSTAPKGDKVSSFDRSNQIGVNGSLHDGVNSFSAEVSSLGNLTETVARSNNIHSNFPDSVHIQALDGQVNTNKPRRDSITLGTNNSLDILVNDGLQSHDSFGRWMNQIMADSPGSLESVVLDSSISSCQESFVSSVMDHHESSVPEQIFTITDASPSWAFSSEKTKILVTGFIHEEYLHLLKSSLICVCGDACYPVEMVQAGVYRCFVLPHSPGLVNLFMSFDGHKPISQVLNFEYRAPVNYPIVSSEENYKWEELQVQLRLAYLLFSTSKSLSILSNKVSPNALKEAKKFASKTSNISLGWTHFIKSIEDNKPPFPQAKDVLFELTLRNRLREWLLERVAEGSKTTEYDVQGQAVIHLCAILEYTWAIYLFSWSGLSLDFRDKHGWTALHWAAYYGREKMVAVLLAAGAKPNLVTDPTPENPGGRTAADLASLNGYDGLAAYLSEKALVEQFNDMSIAGNVSGSLDTTSTDTVNMENLTEDQLYLKDSLAAYRTAAEAAARIQSAFREHSLKLWTQEVELSVPEAEARGIVAAMKIQHAFRKYESRKKIAAAARIQHRFRTWKIRKEFLNLRRNTIKIQAVFRGYQVRRQYHKILWSVGVLEKAILRWRLKRKGFRGLHVDPIEADSCQKQESVTEEDFYRTSRKQAEDRVDRSVVRVQAMFRSKKAQEEYRRMKLTHNQARLEYEGLLDPDTYMK; encoded by the exons GTGGCACTATTCAATTGTTTGACCGTAAGATGCTTAGGAACTTCCGGAAGGATGGTCATaattggaagaagaaaaaggatggGAAGACTGTCAAAGAAGCTCATGAACACTTAAAA GTTGGTAATGAAGAAAGGATCCATGTATACTATGCACATGGTCAAGATAACCCAACCTTTGTTCGCAGGTGTTACTGGCTTCTTGACAA gAGCCTAGAGCACATAGTCCTTGTTCATTATCGTGAAACACAGGAG TTGCAGGGATCTCCAGCAACACCTGTCAATTCAAATTCTAGTAGTGGCTCTGACCCATCTGCTCCTGGGCTTTCATCAGAAGAACACGACTCTGGTTCTAATCATACATATAGTGCTGGCAAGAAAGAACTCTTAG caGCAGGGCCTGGTGACAATTTAACTGTACATAATCATGAACTGAGGATTCACGAGATTAATACTCTCGAATGGGATGAGCTTCTGCTGACAAATGATTCTAACACCTCAACTGCACCTAAAGGAG ATAAAGTTTCAAGCTTTGATCGGTCAAATCAAATTGGAGTAAATGGCTCTTTACATgat GGAGTGAACAGTTTTTCAGCTGAAGTTTCTTCTCTCGGTAATTTGACAGAGACGGTTGCTAGGAGCAATAACATTCATTCAAATTTCCCAGACAGCGTTCATATCCAGGCACTGGATGGTCAAGTGAACACAAACAAGCCCAGAAGGGATTCAATCACCCTGGGCACCAATAATTCCCTAGACATTTTGGTCAATGATGGGCTGCAAAGCCATGATAGTTTTGGAAGGTGGATGAACCAAATCATGGCTGACTCACCAGGTTCATTGGAGAGTGTAGTGCTTGACTCGTCAATTTCCTCATGTCAAGAGTCATTTGTCTCTTCTGTGATGGATCATCATGAATCTTCCGTTCCAGAGCAAATATTTACCATAACGGATGCCTCACCATCATGGGCGTTTTCCTCAGAGAAAACAAAG ATCCTAGTCACTGGATTCATTCATGAAGAGTACCTACATCTTCTGAAGTCTAGTCTCATTTGTGTTTGTGGCGATGCCTGTTATCCTGTAGAAATGGTTCAGGCTGGGGTTTATCGCTGCTTTGTGCTACCGCATTCTCCTGGACTAGTAAACCTTTTCATGAGTTTTGATGGTCACAAACCCATCAGCCAAGTCTTGAATTTTGAGTATCGTGCTCCTGTGAATTACCCAATAGTTTCCTCAGAAGAGAATTACAAGTGGGAAGAGCTCCAAGTTCAGCTTCGACTTGCATATCTGCTCTTCTCTACATCTAAGAGCCTTAGTATCCTGTCCAATAAAGTATCACCAAATGCCCTGAAGGAGGCTAAAAAGTTTGCCTCCAAAACCTCCAATATATCTCTTGGTTGGACCCATTTTATCAAGTCAATTGAAGACAACAAACCTCCATTTCCACAAGCCAAAGACGTGCTGTTCGAACTCACTTTAAGAAACAGACTGAGGGAGTGGCTGCTAGAAAGAGTTGCTGAAGGCTCCAAAACCACTGAATATGATGTCCAAGGTCAAGCTGTAATACATTTATGTGCTATCCTTGAATATACATgggctatttatttattttcatggtCAGGCTTATCATTGGATTTTCGTGATAAACATGGATGGACAGCTCTTCATTGGGCAGCATATTATGGAAG GGAGAAAATGGTTGCCGTCCTTTTAGCTGCTGGTGCAAAGCCAAACTTGGTCACAGACCCTACCCCAGAAAACCCTGGTGGACGCACTGCTGCCGATCTTGCATCTTTGAATGGGTACGATGGCTTAGCAGCTTATCTTTCAGAAAAGGCCTTGGTTGAACAGTTCAATGATATGAGCATAGCTGGAAATGTCAGTGGTTCCCTTGATACTACCTCAACTGATACAGTAAACATGGAAAACCTGACTGAGGATCAGCTGTACCTAAAAGATTCATTGGCTGCTTATCGGACAGCTGCTGAAGCTGCTGCGCGAATACAGTCTGCATTCAGGGAGCACTCTCTAAAACTATGGACCCAAGAAGTTGAGCTTTCCGTTCCAGAGGCTGAAGCACGCGGTATAGTTGCAGCAATGAAGATTCAACATGCCTTTCGCAAGTACGAGTCACGAAAAAAGATAGCAGCTGCTGCCCGTATCCAACATAGGTTCCGAACATGGAAAATTCGCAAAGAATTCCTTAACCTGCGTCGTAATACTATCAAAATTCAA GCTGTTTTCCGTGGCTATCAAGTGCGGAGGCAATACCATAAAATTCTTTGGTCAGTTGGGGTGCTTGAGAAAGCAATTCTACGATGGCGTTTGAAGAGAAAAGGTTTTCGTGGTCTTCATGTTGATCCAATTGAAGCCGATTCATGTCAGAAGCAGGAAAGTGTTACAGAGGAGGACTTCTATCGAACTAGCCGGAAGCAAGCTGAAGATCGTGTTGATAGATCTGTTGTAAGGGTTCAGGCTATGTTTCGTTCAAAGAAAGCACAAGAAGAATATCGGAGGATGAAGTTAACCCATAACCAAGCAAGG TTGGAATATGAAGGGCTTCTTGACCCTGATACGTACATGAAGTAG
- the LOC108979232 gene encoding calmodulin-binding transcription activator 5-like isoform X2: MMEGQLVGTEIHGFHTLQDLDVQNIMEEAKARWLRPNEIHAILCNYKYFTINVKPLNLPQSGTIQLFDRKMLRNFRKDGHNWKKKKDGKTVKEAHEHLKVGNEERIHVYYAHGQDNPTFVRRCYWLLDKSLEHIVLVHYRETQELQGSPATPVNSNSSSGSDPSAPGLSSEEHDSGSNHTYSAGKKELLAGPGDNLTVHNHELRIHEINTLEWDELLLTNDSNTSTAPKGDKVSSFDRSNQIGVNGSLHDGVNSFSAEVSSLGNLTETVARSNNIHSNFPDSVHIQALDGQVNTNKPRRDSITLGTNNSLDILVNDGLQSHDSFGRWMNQIMADSPGSLESVVLDSSISSCQESFVSSVMDHHESSVPEQIFTITDASPSWAFSSEKTKILVTGFIHEEYLHLLKSSLICVCGDACYPVEMVQAGVYRCFVLPHSPGLVNLFMSFDGHKPISQVLNFEYRAPVNYPIVSSEENYKWEELQVQLRLAYLLFSTSKSLSILSNKVSPNALKEAKKFASKTSNISLGWTHFIKSIEDNKPPFPQAKDVLFELTLRNRLREWLLERVAEGSKTTEYDVQGQAVIHLCAILEYTWAIYLFSWSGLSLDFRDKHGWTALHWAAYYGREKMVAVLLAAGAKPNLVTDPTPENPGGRTAADLASLNGYDGLAAYLSEKALVEQFNDMSIAGNVSGSLDTTSTDTVNMENLTEDQLYLKDSLAAYRTAAEAAARIQSAFREHSLKLWTQEVELSVPEAEARGIVAAMKIQHAFRKYESRKKIAAAARIQHRFRTWKIRKEFLNLRRNTIKIQAVFRGYQVRRQYHKILWSVGVLEKAILRWRLKRKGFRGLHVDPIEADSCQKQESVTEEDFYRTSRKQAEDRVDRSVVRVQAMFRSKKAQEEYRRMKLTHNQARLEYEGLLDPDTYMK, from the exons GTGGCACTATTCAATTGTTTGACCGTAAGATGCTTAGGAACTTCCGGAAGGATGGTCATaattggaagaagaaaaaggatggGAAGACTGTCAAAGAAGCTCATGAACACTTAAAA GTTGGTAATGAAGAAAGGATCCATGTATACTATGCACATGGTCAAGATAACCCAACCTTTGTTCGCAGGTGTTACTGGCTTCTTGACAA gAGCCTAGAGCACATAGTCCTTGTTCATTATCGTGAAACACAGGAG TTGCAGGGATCTCCAGCAACACCTGTCAATTCAAATTCTAGTAGTGGCTCTGACCCATCTGCTCCTGGGCTTTCATCAGAAGAACACGACTCTGGTTCTAATCATACATATAGTGCTGGCAAGAAAGAACTCTTAG CAGGGCCTGGTGACAATTTAACTGTACATAATCATGAACTGAGGATTCACGAGATTAATACTCTCGAATGGGATGAGCTTCTGCTGACAAATGATTCTAACACCTCAACTGCACCTAAAGGAG ATAAAGTTTCAAGCTTTGATCGGTCAAATCAAATTGGAGTAAATGGCTCTTTACATgat GGAGTGAACAGTTTTTCAGCTGAAGTTTCTTCTCTCGGTAATTTGACAGAGACGGTTGCTAGGAGCAATAACATTCATTCAAATTTCCCAGACAGCGTTCATATCCAGGCACTGGATGGTCAAGTGAACACAAACAAGCCCAGAAGGGATTCAATCACCCTGGGCACCAATAATTCCCTAGACATTTTGGTCAATGATGGGCTGCAAAGCCATGATAGTTTTGGAAGGTGGATGAACCAAATCATGGCTGACTCACCAGGTTCATTGGAGAGTGTAGTGCTTGACTCGTCAATTTCCTCATGTCAAGAGTCATTTGTCTCTTCTGTGATGGATCATCATGAATCTTCCGTTCCAGAGCAAATATTTACCATAACGGATGCCTCACCATCATGGGCGTTTTCCTCAGAGAAAACAAAG ATCCTAGTCACTGGATTCATTCATGAAGAGTACCTACATCTTCTGAAGTCTAGTCTCATTTGTGTTTGTGGCGATGCCTGTTATCCTGTAGAAATGGTTCAGGCTGGGGTTTATCGCTGCTTTGTGCTACCGCATTCTCCTGGACTAGTAAACCTTTTCATGAGTTTTGATGGTCACAAACCCATCAGCCAAGTCTTGAATTTTGAGTATCGTGCTCCTGTGAATTACCCAATAGTTTCCTCAGAAGAGAATTACAAGTGGGAAGAGCTCCAAGTTCAGCTTCGACTTGCATATCTGCTCTTCTCTACATCTAAGAGCCTTAGTATCCTGTCCAATAAAGTATCACCAAATGCCCTGAAGGAGGCTAAAAAGTTTGCCTCCAAAACCTCCAATATATCTCTTGGTTGGACCCATTTTATCAAGTCAATTGAAGACAACAAACCTCCATTTCCACAAGCCAAAGACGTGCTGTTCGAACTCACTTTAAGAAACAGACTGAGGGAGTGGCTGCTAGAAAGAGTTGCTGAAGGCTCCAAAACCACTGAATATGATGTCCAAGGTCAAGCTGTAATACATTTATGTGCTATCCTTGAATATACATgggctatttatttattttcatggtCAGGCTTATCATTGGATTTTCGTGATAAACATGGATGGACAGCTCTTCATTGGGCAGCATATTATGGAAG GGAGAAAATGGTTGCCGTCCTTTTAGCTGCTGGTGCAAAGCCAAACTTGGTCACAGACCCTACCCCAGAAAACCCTGGTGGACGCACTGCTGCCGATCTTGCATCTTTGAATGGGTACGATGGCTTAGCAGCTTATCTTTCAGAAAAGGCCTTGGTTGAACAGTTCAATGATATGAGCATAGCTGGAAATGTCAGTGGTTCCCTTGATACTACCTCAACTGATACAGTAAACATGGAAAACCTGACTGAGGATCAGCTGTACCTAAAAGATTCATTGGCTGCTTATCGGACAGCTGCTGAAGCTGCTGCGCGAATACAGTCTGCATTCAGGGAGCACTCTCTAAAACTATGGACCCAAGAAGTTGAGCTTTCCGTTCCAGAGGCTGAAGCACGCGGTATAGTTGCAGCAATGAAGATTCAACATGCCTTTCGCAAGTACGAGTCACGAAAAAAGATAGCAGCTGCTGCCCGTATCCAACATAGGTTCCGAACATGGAAAATTCGCAAAGAATTCCTTAACCTGCGTCGTAATACTATCAAAATTCAA GCTGTTTTCCGTGGCTATCAAGTGCGGAGGCAATACCATAAAATTCTTTGGTCAGTTGGGGTGCTTGAGAAAGCAATTCTACGATGGCGTTTGAAGAGAAAAGGTTTTCGTGGTCTTCATGTTGATCCAATTGAAGCCGATTCATGTCAGAAGCAGGAAAGTGTTACAGAGGAGGACTTCTATCGAACTAGCCGGAAGCAAGCTGAAGATCGTGTTGATAGATCTGTTGTAAGGGTTCAGGCTATGTTTCGTTCAAAGAAAGCACAAGAAGAATATCGGAGGATGAAGTTAACCCATAACCAAGCAAGG TTGGAATATGAAGGGCTTCTTGACCCTGATACGTACATGAAGTAG